One Formosa agariphila KMM 3901 genomic window, TAATTGAACATCATAACTTAAACAACATTCACGACATCTGGCCAAATCTACAAGTATACACCTCTGGAGGTGTTGCTTTTAAACCTTACGAGAAAAGTTTTAATGCCTTAATGGGGAAACCCATTACAGTTATAGACACCTATTTGGCTTCAGAAGGATTTATTGCTTTTCAAGCTCGACCAGAAACAACATCTATGCAATTGGTAACAGACAATGGTATTTATTTTGAGTTTGTGCCCTTTAAACCAGAGTATATATTAGAAGATGGTTCTTTAATTCCAGATGCGCCATCTATAACTTTAGCAGATGTAAAACTAGATGAAGATTACGTATTAATTATTAGCACCGTGTCTGGAGCATGGCGTTATATTATTGGCGACACGATTATGTTTACTGATATTGAACGTGCAGAAATAAAAATAACCGGACGCACCAAATTCTTCTTAAATACAGTAGGCTCTCAACTTTCTGTGAATAAAATGAATGATGCTATGCTTCATTTAGAGGAGCAATTCGATATGAAAATTCCTGAATTTACCATTTGTGCAAAGGAATTTGAAGACGGATTTTATCATTGTTGGTATATAGGTACAGAAGATACAGCTAAGGATTCTAGTAAAATAACAGAAGCCCTTGATAATTTTTTAAAGGATGCTAATAAAAATTATGCCGTTGCCCGATCCAAAGCGCTTCAAGGTTTAAAAGTAAAACTAATTAAACCCGAAATATTTTCCGATTGGAATGCAAAAAACAAAAAGAAAGGCGGACAAGTAAAAATGGAACGCGTTATGAATGAGGACAAGTTTAAAACGTGGGAAGAATTTGTAAACCAATAAGATTTATTGTATTTCAAGCTTTTTATCGCGCTCTTCAATTAGCAACATAATTTCTTCTGGAGATAGGTAATAACGTTTAATTCTATCTTTATAGCTATCAGGAATGTTAGCGTTATCTAGAATGAAGTTTTTTGTGGCAATAATATAATCTTCCATACCATGAATAATCGCAAACGAATCGGCATTACGCTCGGCTTCTCTTATAAATTTGCCTGAAAACAAGTATTTAAATCCAAATATAATAAGACCAAAAGTAGAACGATTCTGATAGTCGCAGATATGCCCTAACTCATGCCCTAACCAACCAATAATTACGTTAGACGGAATTAGTTTGGTTGAGAATTCGGAGTTTGATATTTTAATTTTCTTACTGATAAATATGACATAGCGTCTCCCCTTTTTTCCTTTTAATAAACTAGAAAATTGAGGTTGCGCTTGCATGGTCGATTTCTTGATTTCTTTTTTAAATCGGATATCAATCTCGACATCTTGCAATTCTGGATAAAAGGCTAAAGCAGCTCTAGCTTCTTTTTCTATAGATTCTGGTACAGTATGTTTATTTGAAATAGATACAGTAGGCATAGTTTGGGATTGAAATAGAATGACACTTAGAATTAAACAACATTTTAAAAGTAAAGTCTTCACGGTTCTATTCATTTGATGGCCTTTGAGCTGAAACCTCATTTTGAGTATTTCCTCCTAAAAATCCTTCAGGAAAATCCAAGGTGCGAATTGGGAATGGAATATTAATATCGTTAGCATCGAATTCAGCTTTAATTGCTATAATCGCTTCAGATTTCGCTTTAGCAACTTCTAATGCTGATGTAGATTTTATCCAAAAACGCGTTTCAAAATTAATAGAACTATCTGCAAATTCATTATACATAAATAACACTTCTTGCTTACTGGTTACCGCATCAAAGCGTTCCACAATGGTTTTCACAACTAAATCTCTTACAAATTTTAAATCGGAATCGTAATGCACACCACATGTTAAGATTACACGAGATTGTGCTGTGGTTGAATAGTTTTTTATAGGACTATCTACAACCATTTTATTTGGAATATACACCAGATTATTATCTGATTGTTTTAAGGTTACCGAACGTAAATCGATATTAGTAATCTCACCTTCGTAACCATTACTCTCTATCCAATCTCCATATTTAAAAAAGTGAATATAAGATAGCACCACACCAGAATAGAAATTAGCTAAAGCCCCTTGTAAGGCCAAACCAACAGCTAAACCTAATACTCCGGCACCCGCTAAAACAGTATTTAGAGCTTTATCTAGATTTAAGATTCCTAATACAATAAAAAGCCCAACAATTATAACAATAGCAGATACTAGCTTTGAAATCAAGTTTTTCATTGACCGTTGCATACTACTTCTATCTAATAATTTTAAAACGAGTTTATTAATCTGTTTCGACAGAAATAATACGAAAGTGAATACAATTATGGCGATAATAAAGTTCGGAAGTGCTAGAATAATACTATCGAACCAATGGTCTAGCTTAGATAACATCTTAGACCAAGCTTCTAATAATTTGTCTTTCATTTTACGAGTGTTCCTTTTTTATTTTAAGGGATTGATAAGGTACTAAAATAAATTAAAACCATTTAACGCAATCCGTTTTTATATAAACACCATCAAATAACCTCATAAAAGCCAAAAGGTTAAACCACAATTAGCAAAGCTATTTTACAACTGGTTTTACCGATTTTATTTAATTAATCGCTTAACAAGCGAACTTAATGTTAAACCTTGCACTAAAATTGAAAACACCACCAGCATATAAGTAATTACTAAAAACAACTCCCGATGCATTTCACTAGACAAACTTAAGGCTAATGCAATGGAAATTCCGCCACGCAAGCCTCCCCAAGTCATAATTTTATCGGTTTTAGGAACAAAATCTAAACGTTTCTCGAACATACTTATCGGTCCATATAACGATACATATCGGCTAATTAAAGCAATAGGAATTGCTAGTAATCCTGCAAAAATATAAGTCCACTGAAATTCTAAAACCAACATTTCCATACCTATTAAAACAAACAATATGGTGTTTAAAAGAATATCTACAAGTTCCCAAAATTTATCTACATAGTTTTCGGTAATTTCAGACATTGCCGATCCTCTTACTGTATCGTTACCAACAACTAATCCAGCTGTTACCATAGCCAAAGGTGCCGATAAATGAAATTCTTGTGCAATTACTGTTCCTACCATTACTGTAGATAATGTAATAATAACCTCTACATCGTAATCGTCTATAGATTTCATTAAGCGGTATGTTAAATACCCTAAAAGCAATCCTAAAACAACTCCACCTAAAACTTCACGTACAAATAATTCTATAACTTCAGAAACTTCAACGCCACCACCTCCTGTAGCACTAGCTATTTGAAAAATGGTTAAAAATACAACAACACCTACCCCATCATTAAACAATGATTCTCCAACAATTTTGGCTTCCAAATCTTTAGGTACACCTACTTTTTTAAGAATTCCAAGCACGGCAATAGGATCGGTTGGCGAAATTAAAGCTCCAAAGAGCAAGCAGTAAATTAAATCTACATCTAATCCTAAAAGCATTAAAACTCCATACATTAATCCGCCAATAAAAAAGGTAGAAAGCAAAGTTCCAACAGTGGCAAAAACAAAAACAGGCCAGCGTTGAATGCGTAATTGTTCGAAATTAGTGTGTAATGCCCCAGCAAAAAGCATAAAACTCAGCATAATATCTAACAAAACAGTTTCGAAATCTATTTCTGTAATTAACTTCCGTTCGGCCAACAACAGTGTTTTATCTATAGTACCAATAGCCAGTACAACCAAAGTAAACACTAAAGTGATAAACATTAAACCAATGGTATTTGGCATTTTTAAAAACCTCACATTTATATATCCAAAAACTGCAGAAAGAAAAACTAAGGTGGTAATAATTACAAAATAATCCATAGGTTGGTTTTAAGAAGACTAAAATAAATCATAAAAAAGCATATTAACAAGACCTTAGTAAATTCAATTTCAGAAAACAGTAAATTAGCTGTAAACTATAAAACAAACATCCGACTTATTATAAGGATTCCGATTTTTAAAAATTCAACAGAACTAAAAAATTTAATACCATGCAAAAAACATATTACGACCCAGCCGACTTAAAAAAATTTAGTAAAATATCTGAATGGAATGAAGAATTAGGAGAAAAATTCTTCGACTATTATGGTAAAGTTTTTGAAGCTGGCGCGTTATCTGAACGTGAAAAATCTTTAATAGCCTTGGCTGTTTCGCATACCGTACAATGTCCATATTGTATTGATGCTTATACAGGCGACGCATTACAACGTGGTATTACTAAAGAAGAAATGATGGAAGCTTTACATGTATCGGCAGCGATTCGTGGCGGCGCCTCTTTGGTACATGGTGTACAAATGATGAATAAAGTAAATAAACTAGAAATGTAAATTTCTGAACTTAATAAACATCTATTATTGATTACGGATACAGATAATTATTAACTGAGATTAATTTACCTAATTAAAGTCTGAGTCTTTAAATCGAATAGAATTCTAATATATTAGTATATTTTTGTTCAGATTGATTTAAGAAATCACAACACGATGATATTTTTGAAATAGTTTTAATCTGATAAAAAAAATCATCCCTTACGAGAACAACACGATACATGATGCAACAATCCCTGCATAAACGCGAAAATAAATTAGCCCAAAGCAACAAACAATTAGAAGTCCTTTCGAACGGTATTTTTAGAAACGGGGAATTACCCACATTTAAATCTAAACTTTCAGAAACAGGACAATCTCAACTTACTGCAGGCACTGTAGAAATTCTTCAAATTAATGTGGGATACATGTGCAACCAAGTGTGCGAACATTGCCATGTAGATGCTGGTCCAGATCGTAAAGAGATTATGACTCGAGACACTATGCAGCAATGCCTTGATGTTATAAAAACGACTAAAGCACATACTTTAGATTTAACTGGAGGCGCTCCAGAAATGAATCCTAATTTTAAATGGTTTGTAGAAGAAGCCTCTAAAGCAGGAATAAAAGATTTTATTGTGCGTTCTAATTTAACCATTATTCGAGCCAATAAGAAATATTACGATTTACCAGAATTTTTTAAAAAGCATAACATTCATGTGGTGAGTTCTATGCCACATTGGACTAAAGGTAAAACCGATAAACAACGTGGCGAAGGTGTTTTTAATCAATCTATTCAGGCTTTAAAAGATTTAAATGCCGTAGGCTACGGAATGCTAGGAAGCGATTTAAAATTAGATTTAGTTTACAATCCGTCGGGCGCCTTTTTACCAGCCAATCAAGCGGCGATGGAAAAAGATTTTAAGCATGCTTTACTAGATGATTTCGATATTCAGTTTCATCACTTATTTGCCATTACCAATTTACCTATCAGTCGTTTTCTAGATTATTTAATTGCTTCAGAAAATTATGAAGATTATATGTATGCTCTAGTTGAAGCTTATAATCCGCAAGCTGTAAAAAGCGTGATGTGTATTAATACATTATCGATAAGTTGGGATGGTTATTTATACGATTGCGATTTTAATCAAATGTTAGAACTACCCGTAAATAGTAACGTAAAACATATTTCAGACTATAATGAAGACCTACTAAATGGCCGACAAATTGTAACCTCTCAGCATTGTTATGGCTGTACTGCAGGTGCAGGAAGTAGTTGTCAAGGTAGCGTAATCTAAATTATACAAAAACATTTAAGATGGGATTTTTAACCAGCAACGACACAGAACATGACGATGAAGCCATAGCAACATTTCATTTTCCAACCTCTAAAAAAGCGCTTATTATTTTCGCTAGGAACCCGGAATTAGGAAAGTGTAAAACGCGATTAGCAAAAACTATTGGCGATGAAAATGCATTAGACATTTACAGAACACTACTACAACATACCGCTGATATTGCAACAGGAGTTAAAGCTGATAGCTTTGTATTTTATTCTGAGCATATTCATAAAAACGATACGTGGGATGACAATACTTTCAGAAAAAAATTGCAACAGGGTGACGATTTAGGTGAACGCATGAGCCATGCTTTTTCAGATTTGTTTCAGAATAATTACCAGAAAATTATTATTATTGGTAGCGATATTTTAGACTTAACTACAGCTAGTATTAATGATGCTTACAATCAATTAGAGCATCACGATGTTGTAATTGGCCCTGCAAAAGATGGTGGATATTACCTTTTAGGGATGAAAACATTGCACAGCAGTTTATTTGAAAACAAATCTTGGGGTACAGCAACAGTACTAAAAGATTCGCTTAAAAATTTAGAGAACAAATCGGTACATTTACTTGAAGAATTAAATGATATCGATACATTTGAAGATATAAAAGAATATCCTCAATTTAATAAATACAGTAAACATTATGATTAAGTACATAAACGAAACCACAGAATATTTACAAAACAGAGGTTTTGAAAAGCCTGAAATTGGTATTATTTTAGGCACTGGATTGGGAAAATTATTAGACGATGTTACTATAATTCACGAAGTGAGCTATAACCAAATTCCTTATTTCCCTACTGCAACCGTCGAATTTCATAAAGGAAAATTAATCTACGGCGAATTAGAAGGAAAAAAAGTTATTATCATGCAAGGCCGTTTTCACTTATACGAAGGCTATACTTTAAAAGATATTACCTATCCTGTACGAATTATGAACCAATTAGGTATACACACCCTTTTAGTGTCTAATGCTTCTGGTGCTGTTAACTTAGAATACGACAAAGGCGATTTAATGTTAATAGACGACCATATTAATTTACTTGGTGGTTCGCCACTAGCTTTTAAAGGGGTGTCTAAACTTGGTGAACGCTTTGCTGATATGAGCGCACCTTACGATAAAGACATTAATACTAAGTTTAAAGCCATAGCTAAAGCCCACGATATTACATTACGTGAAGGTGTTTACGCAAGTATGTTAGGACCGCAATTAGAAACACGTGCAGAATATAGAATGCTTAAAATTTTAGGTGCCGATGCTGTTGGTATGAGCACGGTTCCAGAAATAATTGTAGCCAATCACTTAAAGCTAAAAGCCGCTGCCGTTTCTGTAATTACAGATAAAGGTGACCCTGATAATTTACACCCTGTAGATATTAAAGAAATTATTGAGGTTGCTGAAAATGCAGAACCTAAAATGATTACACTGTTTAAAGAACTTATAAAAACACTTTAATTTTATAGTTAACTAAGAACATAATTAAAACACATACACATCTTGTTTTAGCTCAATAAATTTGGGACTAAAAACAAGATGTTTTTTATATGGAAAAATACATTGACATCATACAAAATTCGTATTCCGGATATTGGCGCTATTTAAAACACGAGCTCATATCTATTAACCATTGGGATAATTATTTCTATGGTCTTATCATTATTTCGTTAGTGGTTTGGGGATTAGAAATTGCATTTCCATGGCGCAAAAATCAATCTGTTTTTAGAAAAGATTTTTGGCTGGATACGTTTTATATGTTCTTCAATTTTTTTCTTCTTAATTTAATTGTCCTAATCGCGCTCTCAAATACAGTCTCCGAACTGTTTAACGATGCCCTTTCGGTAGTTGGATTATCACTTTCTAGTTTTCAATTTATTAGTATTTCAGAATTACCAAAAGCTCTCGGACTTTTTATCTTTTTTATAGTTAGCGATTTTGTACAATGGAACACACACAGACTTTTACATCGTATTCCAATATTATGGGATTTTCATAAAGTACACCATTCGGTTAAAGAAATGGGATTTGCTGCGCATCTCCGTTACCACTGGATGGAACCTGTACTTTACAAATCTTTATTATACATACCCATCGCCATTATTGGAGGTTTCGATGCACAGGACGTAGCCTTTGTACACTTTTTCAGTATTGCTATTGGGCATTTAAATCACGCCAACTTAGGCTGGAATTACGGTCCTTTAAAATACATTTTAAACAATCCTGAAATGCACATTTGGCACCATGCTAAAGAATTACCTCCACACTCTATTTATGGTTCAAATTACGGCATTACATTAAGCCTTTGGGATTATCTTTTTAAAACAGATTATATTCCGCATAACGGAAGAGATATAGAATTAGGATTTCATGACGACGACAAATTTCCTAAAGATTTTATAAGTCAGGAATTATATCCGTGGTCGCAAAAATCAGAAAAAAAGAAATCGTAATTAAGCACACCGCTCTCCCAAAATGTGGTTTATGTTAAAAACTAATAAAGTTTACTTAATAAAATTTTAAAGTGCATTCATCGTGTAGTGATTTCATCTACTTTCACACAAAACTACCATATGAAACACCACTACTTTTTAATCTTAACCTGTCTTATTTTTTGTTATTCGGGGGCAATTGCTCAAACAGAATTTCATGCTAGAGTTATAGACTCTACAACACAAGACCCTATTGCTTTCGCCACCATATCTTATAATAACACAACGGGTGTAATAAGTAACGATGTTGGCCAATTTCAGGTTCAAATTAACACCTCTATTACCGAACAAGACTCTTTATTTTTTAGTTGTTTGGGTTATGAATCTAAAATTTTGTCTGCTCAAACATTTCAAGATAGTTTGGTGTATTTAAATCCAAAATCTATTGAATTGAACGAAGTCATGCTGTTCAATAAAAATTATACAGTCGACCAGATTATTGAAAAAGTTGAAGATAATTTAGAAAAAAATTACAGCACTAATTTCGAAAAAAGCAAATTGTTTTTTAGAGAAACTTACGAATCTACTATTCTTAGAAAATCGATTAAAATAAAGGAATCTACAATTCCAGAATTTAATCAGGAGTTAACCGATAGTATTTTAAATGATGTACCTATACACTCCTCACAATACACAGAAGTTCTAGGTGAACTATACAAAAACAGAACAAACACAGATCAAGATACCATTACCAAGTTAGACATTTTAAAAGCTTCAGAATTATACGATAAAAACAATCAAATGACATTTGAAGCGTATGAAAAAAAACTAAATGCCATTGTTAAAAAACGGGTAAAACGCGACTCTTATTTTAAAATTAAATCTGGATTATTTGGCACAAAAACAGAAATAGATTCGTCCTTATTTCAAAGTGAAACAGATCAAAATGCAGAAGCCTTTTTAGAAGCTGAAAAGAAGAAAGAAGAAGACAAGAAAAAGAATTTCTTAAAATATCGAAAATGGACTGCAAACAGTATTGAAACAAACAGTTTTGTAAACAAGAAATCTTACTTAAACTGTATACACAAATCTAATCGTTACGAATTCGAACTAATAGACTATTCGTTTTTAAATGACCAATATGTATATAAAATTGAATTTAAACCCAAACGAAGCGAAGATTACAATGGTATTTTATATGTAAACACAGACGATTTCGCAGTAATTAGAATTGATTTTAAAAATGTAAAATCATTAAAAACTTTTAAATTATTAGGGGTTGCATTAGATGTGTATTTAAAACAAGGGAGCTTAATTTATGCTAAAAATGATGCAGGAACGTACAGTTTAAAATATGCCGAAATAGAAGGTGCAAATAAAACAAGTGTAAACAGACCTCTAAAAATTATAGAAAAAAACAAACATGTTAGTGGCCGCAGAAAACAAAACGAACTTTCTGCCGACATTAATTTTATCGTTACAAACCGTTACAAACGAGAAATGGTCGTTTTTGAAAACGAAACCATTACAGAAACCGACTTCAAGACTTTTAAAGAACAAGCAGACGTAAAACCTATTTACCTTCCTGCTTACGACCCCGAATTTTGGAAAGGTTATAATATTATTGAACCAAATCAAGCCATAAAGGCATTTAAAAGCATTGAAACCGAAGAAAATTAAAAATCTTCGAAAGGAATTTTATTTTATTCAGACTATTGAGGTTATTGCACAGGGATTTAGTAAAAATAAAGCTTACTAAATCTAATTGCATGAGGAAGAAATTATATCCAAATAACCCATTATATTTGCCTAGTATTTCCAGAACACCCAATATGTCCCTAATTAAAGTTATTATTCCGGCTTATAACGAAGCCGATTCCATTGCAAAAGTAATTCACGATATTCCTAAGAGTGTTCAAGAAATTATTGTTGTTAGCAACAACTCGACAGACGCTACCGAACAAAATGCTAAACAAGCAGGAGCAACTGTTTTAACCGAAACCAATAAAGGCTACGGTTATGCCTGTTTAAAAGGCATGGATTATATTGCTAAGCAAACTACAAAACCAGATATTATTGTATTTTTAGATGGCGATTATAGCGATTATCCAGAGCAATTAACAGAGCTAGTCGCTCCTATTCTAGAAGAAAATATCGATTTTGTAGTTGGTGCACGCGTAAAAAAACTGCGCGAACCAGGCGCGATGACCGTGCCACAAGAGTTCGGAAACTGGTTAGCAACTAGTTTAATGCGCTTATTTTTTAATTCTACATTTACAGATTTGGGGCCTTTTCGCGCTATAAAATACAGTAAACTACTAGAATTAAACATGTTAGACAAAACTTATGGTTGGACGGTAGAAATGCAATTAAAGGTTTTAAAGCAACACATGTCCTATCGTGAACTTCCTGTAAAATACAGAAATAGAATTGGGGTCTCAAAAGTTTCAGGGACAATAAAAGGTGCTATATTTGCAGGCATAAAAATTCTCTATTGGATTTTTAAATACAGTTTCAAAAAATGATTTTAGAAATTATTACAATTGCCATATACTCAACGTCTTTAGCATTAATATTCATGTATGCTTTAGCCCAGTTGAACCTATTATTTAACTATCTCGCTGCGCATAAAAAGAAGAGCCAATTGCCGCCTTTAGACCTTTCTAAAGATAAAGACGTACCAACTGTAACTATTCAACTACCTGTGTTCAACGAAATGTATGTTATGGATCGCTTGTTAGAGAATATTGCAATCATGGAATATCCAAAAGACAAATTGGAAATTCAAGTGCTAGACGATTCTACAGACGAAACCGTAAAAACAACACGCGCGCATGTCGAAAAATTAAAAGCTACAGGTTTAGATATTACGCATATTACGAGAACAGATCGTAGCGGATTTAAAGCAGGAGCACTTAAAGAAGGTTTAGAAATTGCAAAAGGTGAATTTATCGCCATTTTCGACGCCGATTTCTTACCAGAATCCGATTGGTTATTACGTACACTTCCCTATTTTAAGGATAAAAATATTGGTGTGGTTCAAACCCGTTGGGGGCATATTAACCGCGAATACTCATTACTTACTAGAATTCAAGCTTTTGCTTTAGACGCCCATTTTACTTTAGAACAGGTGGGTAGAAACAGTAAAGGCCACTTTATAAATTTTAACGGTACAGCTGGAGTTTGGCGTAAAACCTGTATTCTAGACGCTGGAAACTGGGAAGGCGACACCCTTACCGAAGACCTAGATTTAAGTTACCGCGCGCAACTTAAAAACTGGAAATTTAAATATCTAGAAGATGTAGAAACGCCAGCCGAACTTCCTGTAGTTATTAGTGCGGCACGTTCGCAACAATTCCGTTGGAATAAAGGTGGTGCAGAAAACTTCAGAAAAATGCTTAAACGCGTTTTAAAATCCGATAATATTTCTGGAAAAACAAAACTGCATGGTGTCCTTCATTTATTAAACAGTACCATGTTTTTAAACGTGTTTATTGTAGCCGTTTTAAGCATCCCGATGTTGTATATTAAAAACGAATATGCACATTTAAAACCATACTTCTACGTCATGAGTTTCTTTGTAGTAAGTAGTGTTATTTTCTTTATCTGTTATTGGTTTATGTATAAAAACATTTATGGCGGTGGAGTCAAAAACTTCATTAAATATATCGGTATGTTTTTTACGTTTTTCACAGTAGCCATGGGCTTTTCTTTACACAATTCTATTGCTGTTTTAGAAGGTCATGCAGGTAAACGAAGCGAATTTGTACGTACACCAAAATTCAATATCAGCACTATAAAAGACAGCTGGAAAGACAATAAATACATCAAGAAAAACATCTCTGTAAATGTCATTTTCGAAGGCTTATTAACCTTGTATTTCGCTTTTGGAATGTATAGCGCCTTTGTAGTAGGCGATCAGGGTGGCGATTTCGGACTGTTTCCATTCCACCTAATGTTATTTTTAGGTTTCGGCTATGTCTTTGTAAAGTCGGTAACGTCTAAAGCTTAAATACATTTGGGCGTTCCCCAAGGGGCGCGCTTTCCGTTACAATCTTTTGCAAAAAAGCAAAAGGATTTTCACTGCAATCCCTAACGCAAAAATCACGATAATTAGACCATTTTTCTTAAAAATCAATGACATAATAATCGTGATTTTTTATGGTTATAAGTATCTTTGTAATACAACGCTAACACGCAATCTAGCTATTAAATTTCAGAGATAATATGAAGGTATATAAACGTAAAAACAGATTATCCGCCCAAGAATATATAGACGGTGTATTAAGTGGAAGTCGCGTTATACTTTCACGTGCCATTACCATAATCGAAAGTAATTTAGAAAGTGACAAAGTCATTGCTAAAGAAATTATTCAGGCTATTTTACCGCACTCTGGAAAATCCATCCGCATTGGTATTACAGGCGTTCCTGGCGTTGGAAAAAGCACCTTTATAGAAGCTTTTGGTAAGCACTTAACTCAGTTAGGCCATAAAGTGGCCATTTTATCTATCGACCCGAGTAGTCAGCGTTCCAAAGGAAGTATTTTGGGCGATAAAACGCGTATGGAAGAACTCAGCAATAACGAGAATGCTTACATCCGTCCGTCCTCTACAGGAGACACCCTTGGTGGTGTAGCCAATAAAACAGGAGAAACCATGCTCCTTTGCGAAGCTTCTGGCTACGATGTTATTTTAGTTGAAACCGTTGGTGTAGGCCAATCGGAAACAGCAGTTCATGGCATGACCGATTTCTTTCTTTTATTAATGCTCGCAGGCGCAGGAGACGAACTTCAAGGCATTAAAAAAGGAATCATGGAAATGGCCAATATGGTAGTAATTAATAAAGCCGATGGCGATAACATTAAAAAAAGTGAAATGGCACGTTTGCAATATCAAAATGCCTTACATATTTTTCCGCAACCAGAATCAGGTTGGACTCCCGTAGTTACCAAAGCCTCTTCAACCAAAAACACAGGAATAGATACCGTTTGGGAACAGGTTTTAAAATACAAGGCACTTATAGACCAAAATGGTTATTTCCTCGAAAATAGAAATCAACAAAACATAAAGTGGATGTATAACAACATCAACGAAGAATTAAAACACCTGTTTTACGGTTCGCCAGAAATTAAAAGCAAGCTTTCCGCATTAGAGCATGATGTTGTATCTTCACACATATCACCCGTAAAAGCGGCTCAATCTATTATGGAGTCTTTTAAAAAGATAAGTAAAAAAATCTAAAATAAAAGTAATGTTATTCCACATTATATGGTGTATGTAAAGCAGTTAAACAAGTATACACTTTATCTCCGTTCACTACCGACAACTGAAGTTCATAAAGTCTTTGATTATTCGGAATCGTAAGATATAATTCTTTTTCATTACTAATTTGCTCTATAGCTAACCGATTCCCATACTTATCCTTCTTAACTAATAACCACTCATATTCCAAATCGCCTCGTTCTGGAATAATCCAATCATCATTTTCATTTAGTAACAATACATGATAAATAAGCACACTTTTAGGATACGCTAATTTCGCAGGTTTAAGAATATTAATTTTAAGGGCATCATTTACGCCTTTGTTACTTGAAGACGATAATGCA contains:
- a CDS encoding cation:proton antiporter → MDYFVIITTLVFLSAVFGYINVRFLKMPNTIGLMFITLVFTLVVLAIGTIDKTLLLAERKLITEIDFETVLLDIMLSFMLFAGALHTNFEQLRIQRWPVFVFATVGTLLSTFFIGGLMYGVLMLLGLDVDLIYCLLFGALISPTDPIAVLGILKKVGVPKDLEAKIVGESLFNDGVGVVVFLTIFQIASATGGGGVEVSEVIELFVREVLGGVVLGLLLGYLTYRLMKSIDDYDVEVIITLSTVMVGTVIAQEFHLSAPLAMVTAGLVVGNDTVRGSAMSEITENYVDKFWELVDILLNTILFVLIGMEMLVLEFQWTYIFAGLLAIPIALISRYVSLYGPISMFEKRLDFVPKTDKIMTWGGLRGGISIALALSLSSEMHRELFLVITYMLVVFSILVQGLTLSSLVKRLIK
- a CDS encoding mechanosensitive ion channel family protein encodes the protein MKDKLLEAWSKMLSKLDHWFDSIILALPNFIIAIIVFTFVLFLSKQINKLVLKLLDRSSMQRSMKNLISKLVSAIVIIVGLFIVLGILNLDKALNTVLAGAGVLGLAVGLALQGALANFYSGVVLSYIHFFKYGDWIESNGYEGEITNIDLRSVTLKQSDNNLVYIPNKMVVDSPIKNYSTTAQSRVILTCGVHYDSDLKFVRDLVVKTIVERFDAVTSKQEVLFMYNEFADSSINFETRFWIKSTSALEVAKAKSEAIIAIKAEFDANDINIPFPIRTLDFPEGFLGGNTQNEVSAQRPSNE
- a CDS encoding GH3 family domain-containing protein, which translates into the protein MAIIGNIIKSVIQIKDTLTPESHPVENQKDVLKSLLETAKDTAFGKHYNFEALLEQDDFQTQFSETIPYFDYNKINNEWWYRLHEDQSDVTWPGNPDYFALSSGTTGKTSKRIPVTTDMIDAIRNAGIQQVFALHAFDLPPDFFEKEIMMLGSSTDLIEKENHKEGEISGISASNIPFWFRGYYKPGEDISKIDDWDERVERIAENARNWDIGALSGIPSWLELMLKKVIEHHNLNNIHDIWPNLQVYTSGGVAFKPYEKSFNALMGKPITVIDTYLASEGFIAFQARPETTSMQLVTDNGIYFEFVPFKPEYILEDGSLIPDAPSITLADVKLDEDYVLIISTVSGAWRYIIGDTIMFTDIERAEIKITGRTKFFLNTVGSQLSVNKMNDAMLHLEEQFDMKIPEFTICAKEFEDGFYHCWYIGTEDTAKDSSKITEALDNFLKDANKNYAVARSKALQGLKVKLIKPEIFSDWNAKNKKKGGQVKMERVMNEDKFKTWEEFVNQ
- the arsS gene encoding arsenosugar biosynthesis radical SAM (seleno)protein ArsS (Some members of this family are selenoproteins.): MMQQSLHKRENKLAQSNKQLEVLSNGIFRNGELPTFKSKLSETGQSQLTAGTVEILQINVGYMCNQVCEHCHVDAGPDRKEIMTRDTMQQCLDVIKTTKAHTLDLTGGAPEMNPNFKWFVEEASKAGIKDFIVRSNLTIIRANKKYYDLPEFFKKHNIHVVSSMPHWTKGKTDKQRGEGVFNQSIQALKDLNAVGYGMLGSDLKLDLVYNPSGAFLPANQAAMEKDFKHALLDDFDIQFHHLFAITNLPISRFLDYLIASENYEDYMYALVEAYNPQAVKSVMCINTLSISWDGYLYDCDFNQMLELPVNSNVKHISDYNEDLLNGRQIVTSQHCYGCTAGAGSSCQGSVI
- a CDS encoding TIGR04282 family arsenosugar biosynthesis glycosyltransferase — encoded protein: MGFLTSNDTEHDDEAIATFHFPTSKKALIIFARNPELGKCKTRLAKTIGDENALDIYRTLLQHTADIATGVKADSFVFYSEHIHKNDTWDDNTFRKKLQQGDDLGERMSHAFSDLFQNNYQKIIIIGSDILDLTTASINDAYNQLEHHDVVIGPAKDGGYYLLGMKTLHSSLFENKSWGTATVLKDSLKNLENKSVHLLEELNDIDTFEDIKEYPQFNKYSKHYD
- a CDS encoding arsenosugar biosynthesis-associated peroxidase-like protein, which gives rise to MQKTYYDPADLKKFSKISEWNEELGEKFFDYYGKVFEAGALSEREKSLIALAVSHTVQCPYCIDAYTGDALQRGITKEEMMEALHVSAAIRGGASLVHGVQMMNKVNKLEM